One segment of Flagellimonas marinaquae DNA contains the following:
- a CDS encoding replication initiation protein produces MAIIVDRDTNKKIKLPDVVRQPYQLTANFVKFNFSAGENRVLVRVLQRIKVHQEIDYSPQIDLNGNISLQFHYRDLMLDTDNAKERLDTTLAGLREKTLPISSKMEVDGKEEETVKLVGVIEKPEWTLSRSHVKLNLDAGFYGFLTDLSKGYTEYLAESSFNLQGTYNIKFYYYIRQWFDMGGRTVHSLQQFRNELEIPDNLYQKNTSSAFKQKIIEPAKKMLDEIADVSFNYSEIKKGRKIVGFTFKFYKTNNKAPVRHNVERIEEIFSLFEANFTLSKEDKSRLVGLMNKYQFSFLKTLINTHFFDIKDNFEKMHDLPNAVSKVILDNYEHIFKKDSE; encoded by the coding sequence ATGGCTATAATTGTTGACAGGGATACCAACAAAAAAATCAAACTTCCTGATGTGGTAAGGCAGCCATATCAACTGACGGCCAATTTTGTCAAGTTCAATTTTTCTGCTGGAGAGAACCGTGTCCTAGTTAGGGTCCTGCAAAGGATAAAGGTACACCAAGAAATCGATTACAGCCCCCAGATTGATTTAAATGGCAATATCTCGTTACAATTCCATTACCGCGACTTGATGCTCGATACAGACAACGCAAAGGAAAGGCTTGATACTACCCTGGCCGGGCTAAGGGAAAAAACCCTGCCCATATCAAGCAAAATGGAAGTGGACGGCAAAGAAGAGGAGACCGTGAAGCTGGTTGGGGTTATCGAAAAGCCCGAATGGACATTGAGCCGTTCGCACGTCAAATTGAACCTTGATGCCGGATTTTACGGCTTTTTGACCGACCTGAGCAAAGGATATACCGAATACCTCGCCGAGAGCAGCTTCAACCTCCAGGGAACCTACAATATCAAATTCTATTATTACATCCGCCAGTGGTTCGACATGGGCGGCAGGACCGTCCACTCCTTGCAACAGTTCAGAAATGAGCTCGAAATACCGGACAATCTCTACCAAAAGAATACATCGAGTGCATTCAAGCAAAAGATTATCGAGCCGGCAAAAAAGATGTTGGACGAGATTGCAGATGTGAGCTTCAATTATTCCGAAATAAAAAAGGGCAGGAAAATCGTTGGCTTTACGTTCAAGTTCTATAAGACCAACAACAAAGCGCCGGTTCGTCATAATGTGGAAAGGATAGAAGAGATATTTTCTTTATTTGAGGCTAATTTTACGCTTTCTAAAGAGGATAAGAGCCGCTTGGTGGGCCTTATGAACAAATATCAGTTCAGCTTCCTTAAAACACTCATAAATACCCATTTCTTTGACATCAAGGATAATTTTGAAAAGATGCATGATCTTCCCAATGCAGTAAGTAAGGTTATCCTGGACAATTACGAGCACATCTTCAAAAAGGATTCGGAATAG
- a CDS encoding BfmA/BtgA family mobilization protein encodes MRTMKIEEDVATRLAVLKRKFKRKSFSDLLESFCDFFEESRLKPTDLDSARRPPSLVITERTNRIISFIKTSEEKYLKEILNLVEKLYVQMEKNNLQLPETAVPKKQDKKSVQVAKPSKEIVAQQDQFIELKTELKKAKSEKGELEYRLENQNKFMKELLSKFKKQSMTGNWTISNEQYQHYKEELSKL; translated from the coding sequence ATGAGAACAATGAAAATCGAAGAGGATGTAGCAACACGTCTGGCCGTTCTTAAACGGAAATTCAAAAGGAAATCATTCTCGGATTTACTGGAAAGTTTTTGTGATTTTTTTGAAGAATCAAGATTAAAACCAACCGACCTTGACAGTGCCCGTAGGCCACCATCTTTAGTGATAACGGAACGCACCAATAGGATCATTTCCTTTATCAAGACATCCGAGGAAAAATATCTGAAGGAGATCCTTAACCTGGTGGAGAAGTTGTATGTACAGATGGAGAAGAACAATCTCCAGCTTCCGGAAACCGCCGTACCAAAAAAACAGGATAAAAAATCGGTACAGGTAGCGAAACCTTCCAAAGAAATTGTTGCCCAACAGGACCAGTTTATTGAACTGAAAACGGAGCTTAAAAAGGCAAAATCTGAAAAAGGGGAACTGGAATACCGTTTGGAGAACCAGAACAAGTTCATGAAAGAGCTTTTGTCGAAATTCAAAAAACAGAGCATGACAGGGAACTGGACCATTTCAAATGAACAGTACCAACATTATAAAGAAGAATTGAGCAAACTATGA